One genomic window of Terriglobia bacterium includes the following:
- a CDS encoding TonB-dependent receptor: MKICQQWFNGFLVLLGFALLLLPVRVIAQEPGPTPASHSSPAPQPGPPATQAPSSSSSPAQAPSAASPSTAYGEISGTVKSGNIPLPGVTVSAANTLTGKRYITSTEVDGSFKISVGGKGRYVVKAEFSAFAPVTQEIVINEQNRAGKADLAMILLSRVQKEDQEQGQQVAQQMSAAGRQGMQQLALSGGGDLGGGFSSANTDAASLAGAGLPNAGLAAEGGNESVAVSGSMGRAEQNMFDPGEMQDRISDLREQLQQQGGGSGAINFGGGTANIQILGGGGFGGGGMGGGGPMVFIMGGGPGGGGGRGGRGGRGFNVNKPHGSIFFNYGGSLLDAKPYSLNGQPENKADYNQNRFGVTLGGPLNIPHIYHGGAKTFLFGSYTGSRSTNPYDVFSTVPTLAERSGNFQTFQVANINPAAAQILNFIPEPNLPGDVRNFHFVSASPSHSDTAFVRFNHSFGADQGLLGALGIRAQQRQQQRQQQSAGKKQEKTHWSQSISGGFVYNNIRNTVLNPFPGLGGNQAIHNYNFNVGHSAVKGLFINSLRFNYNRAGAQTLNHFTNSNNIEGQLGITGVSQLPADFGLPTLSFAPEFSSLQDLTPQFRTNQTFSVSDSMSLTHGKHSWTWGGDFRRQMLDTRNAANARGTFIFTGAATGQPFADFLAGFAQETSIQFGAEDYRFRSNSFDLFLQDNWRAGKNLTLNLGLRYEFILPFSELNGQQVNLDVASDFSAVAPVQPGQTGPITGKRFPQGLLRPDRNNFAPRVGIAWKPFPKTVVRAGYGINYNLGQYGQMATQLGFQPPFAVAQTNPAATPTSLTLQNGFPAPVISPNHITNSYAVDPDYRLAYVQSWNLNIQQEVKTSLVINIGYTGSKGTHLDIVRAPDQLATGGPRFVPCTPLTPAGTSCVAPFLFESSQGSSILHSGSLRVRKRMRHGFSLGGTYTYSKSIDNASSIGGGAAVVAQNDLDIAAERGLSSFDQRHRFSADYIYQLPFGKEQKWLHKDGWAQKAFSGIAVSGNVMLASGLPFSPRVFGSASDLGRGTTGATRPDLAPGQAIKLNNPSIGEWFNTAAFTSPTRVFGDAGRNIIIGPGTVSADMSLSKNIQVKEMQALEVRLTATNVFNIVRFTSIDSTFGSPTFGQVVGAGSMRKAQLSARYRF; the protein is encoded by the coding sequence ATGAAGATTTGCCAACAGTGGTTTAACGGTTTCTTGGTTCTTTTGGGATTCGCGCTGCTGCTCCTGCCCGTGCGCGTGATTGCGCAAGAACCAGGACCAACGCCAGCATCGCACTCTTCGCCAGCGCCGCAGCCTGGGCCACCCGCAACGCAGGCTCCTTCATCGTCATCATCGCCCGCGCAGGCGCCGTCCGCGGCCAGCCCGTCAACGGCGTATGGCGAAATCTCCGGCACCGTCAAGTCCGGCAACATTCCGCTTCCTGGCGTGACCGTCAGCGCGGCCAACACTCTTACCGGCAAGCGATACATCACGTCCACGGAAGTGGACGGCAGTTTCAAAATCTCCGTTGGCGGTAAAGGCCGTTACGTGGTCAAGGCGGAGTTCTCGGCGTTTGCGCCGGTGACCCAGGAGATCGTCATCAACGAGCAGAACCGCGCGGGCAAAGCTGACCTGGCCATGATTTTGCTTTCGCGTGTGCAGAAAGAAGATCAGGAGCAAGGACAGCAAGTTGCGCAGCAGATGAGCGCCGCCGGACGCCAGGGCATGCAGCAACTGGCGCTCTCCGGTGGCGGCGATCTGGGAGGCGGATTCTCTTCCGCCAACACTGACGCGGCTTCTCTGGCCGGCGCCGGATTGCCCAACGCCGGACTGGCGGCGGAAGGCGGCAACGAATCGGTGGCCGTCTCCGGGTCCATGGGACGCGCGGAACAGAACATGTTTGATCCCGGCGAAATGCAGGACCGAATCTCCGATCTTCGCGAACAACTGCAGCAGCAGGGTGGCGGAAGCGGCGCCATCAACTTTGGCGGCGGCACCGCCAACATCCAAATCCTCGGCGGAGGCGGCTTCGGCGGCGGTGGCATGGGCGGTGGCGGGCCGATGGTCTTCATCATGGGTGGAGGCCCCGGCGGAGGAGGAGGCCGTGGTGGACGCGGCGGTCGCGGCTTCAACGTGAACAAACCGCATGGCTCCATCTTCTTCAATTACGGTGGCTCGCTCCTGGACGCCAAGCCGTACTCACTGAACGGCCAGCCGGAAAACAAAGCCGACTACAACCAGAACCGCTTTGGCGTCACGCTCGGCGGACCGCTGAACATTCCCCACATCTACCACGGCGGCGCCAAGACATTTTTGTTCGGCAGCTACACTGGCAGCCGCAGCACCAATCCTTACGACGTTTTCTCCACCGTGCCCACGCTGGCCGAACGCTCCGGCAATTTCCAGACTTTCCAGGTGGCGAACATCAATCCCGCCGCGGCCCAGATCCTGAATTTCATTCCTGAGCCCAATCTTCCCGGCGACGTCAGGAACTTTCATTTTGTCTCCGCCAGCCCCAGCCACTCGGACACGGCGTTCGTGCGTTTCAATCACAGCTTTGGCGCCGACCAAGGACTCCTGGGCGCTCTGGGCATACGCGCACAGCAACGCCAGCAGCAGCGGCAGCAACAAAGTGCCGGCAAGAAGCAGGAGAAGACGCATTGGTCGCAAAGCATCAGCGGCGGATTTGTTTACAACAACATTCGCAATACCGTATTGAATCCGTTCCCCGGGCTGGGCGGCAACCAGGCGATCCACAATTACAATTTCAACGTCGGCCACTCCGCGGTGAAGGGCTTGTTCATCAATTCTCTGCGCTTCAACTACAACCGCGCCGGCGCGCAGACCCTCAACCACTTCACCAACAGCAATAATATTGAAGGCCAGTTGGGAATCACCGGGGTTTCGCAGTTGCCCGCGGACTTCGGCCTGCCCACGCTGAGCTTCGCGCCGGAATTCAGCAGCCTGCAGGACCTAACGCCGCAATTCCGCACCAACCAGACATTCAGCGTCAGCGATTCCATGAGTCTGACGCACGGCAAGCATTCCTGGACCTGGGGCGGCGACTTCCGCCGCCAGATGCTGGACACCCGCAATGCCGCCAACGCGCGCGGAACGTTCATCTTCACCGGCGCGGCCACCGGCCAGCCTTTTGCGGACTTTCTGGCGGGCTTTGCCCAGGAAACGTCCATCCAGTTTGGCGCCGAAGATTACCGTTTCCGTTCCAACTCCTTCGATCTTTTTCTCCAGGACAACTGGCGCGCCGGCAAAAACCTCACGTTGAACCTGGGGCTGCGCTATGAATTCATCCTGCCGTTTTCAGAATTGAACGGCCAGCAGGTGAACCTGGACGTGGCGTCCGACTTCAGCGCGGTGGCCCCTGTCCAGCCCGGCCAGACCGGCCCGATTACCGGCAAGCGGTTTCCCCAAGGCCTGTTGCGGCCGGACCGCAACAACTTTGCGCCACGCGTGGGCATTGCGTGGAAGCCATTTCCCAAAACTGTGGTCCGCGCCGGATACGGGATCAACTACAACCTTGGCCAGTACGGGCAAATGGCGACGCAGCTCGGCTTCCAGCCGCCGTTCGCCGTGGCCCAAACCAATCCTGCGGCGACGCCTACGTCGCTCACGCTGCAGAACGGCTTCCCTGCGCCCGTCATAAGCCCCAACCACATCACCAACAGTTACGCTGTGGACCCCGACTACCGGCTGGCGTACGTGCAGTCGTGGAACTTGAACATCCAGCAGGAAGTGAAGACCAGCCTGGTGATCAATATCGGCTACACCGGTTCTAAAGGAACGCACCTGGACATTGTGCGCGCGCCGGACCAGCTGGCCACGGGCGGACCGCGCTTTGTTCCCTGCACGCCGCTCACGCCGGCGGGCACGTCTTGCGTTGCGCCGTTCTTGTTTGAATCGTCGCAAGGCTCGTCCATTTTGCATTCCGGTAGCCTGCGTGTGCGCAAACGCATGCGCCACGGCTTCTCGCTGGGCGGGACCTATACCTACTCCAAGTCCATTGACAATGCCTCCTCCATCGGCGGAGGCGCGGCGGTGGTGGCACAGAACGATCTGGACATCGCCGCCGAACGCGGCCTCTCCAGCTTTGACCAGCGGCACCGTTTCTCCGCCGACTACATCTACCAACTGCCTTTCGGCAAAGAACAGAAATGGCTGCATAAAGACGGCTGGGCGCAAAAAGCTTTCAGCGGAATTGCCGTGAGCGGCAACGTGATGCTGGCATCGGGACTTCCCTTTTCGCCGCGCGTCTTTGGCAGCGCGTCTGACCTGGGACGCGGGACCACCGGCGCCACCCGGCCTGATCTGGCGCCGGGCCAAGCGATCAAGTTGAACAACCCATCCATTGGAGAATGGTTCAACACCGCGGCGTTCACTTCGCCAACCCGCGTCTTTGGCGACGCAGGACGCAACATCATCATTGGGCCGGGAACGGTGAGCGCGGACATGTCGCTCTCGAAAAATATTCAGGTGAAAGAAATGCAGGCGCTGGAAGTGCGGCTGACGGCGACCAACGTTTTCAACATCGTTCGCTTCACCTCGATTGACTCCACCTTCGGCTCGCCGACCTTTGGACAGGTCGTGGGCGCGGGCTCCATGCGCAAAGCCCAGCTCTCCGCGCGGTACAGGTTCTAG
- a CDS encoding DUF5666 domain-containing protein yields MKMLVKTKKTLLLATLLSMGLAGVQAQGPEGGRRNFPPGDNVVGKVTSVSKDSLVVAPVTGGDPITIKVGDSTRVLKAREPIAFSEIKNDDLVFARGELKEKTMQALLVSVVPPEAVERMRQGGGGMMFGGPGGRGGPGEQFKPEDMGKKFIAGEVKAINETKLTIARPDGQTQDIEVDENTSFRKGRESITLPDIKVGDFVFGRGELKNAIFVPQTLNVGDPRRRTMVIGGEGGQPQQKKPDAGKPASEGPPNN; encoded by the coding sequence ATGAAGATGCTCGTGAAGACGAAAAAAACTTTGCTGTTGGCCACGCTGCTGAGCATGGGTCTTGCCGGCGTTCAGGCACAAGGCCCGGAAGGCGGGCGCAGGAACTTTCCTCCCGGAGACAACGTCGTAGGGAAAGTTACGTCGGTCAGCAAGGACTCGCTGGTGGTCGCACCGGTGACCGGCGGCGATCCAATTACGATCAAAGTCGGCGACAGCACACGCGTCCTCAAAGCGCGTGAACCCATCGCGTTCAGCGAAATCAAAAATGATGACCTGGTCTTTGCCCGCGGCGAACTCAAAGAAAAAACCATGCAGGCGCTGCTGGTGAGCGTGGTCCCGCCGGAGGCCGTGGAAAGAATGCGCCAGGGCGGTGGAGGCATGATGTTCGGCGGGCCTGGCGGCCGCGGAGGACCGGGCGAGCAGTTCAAGCCCGAAGATATGGGCAAGAAGTTCATCGCCGGCGAAGTCAAGGCCATCAACGAAACCAAGCTGACCATCGCCCGCCCTGACGGCCAGACCCAGGACATTGAAGTGGACGAAAACACTTCATTCAGGAAAGGCCGGGAAAGCATCACGCTGCCGGACATCAAGGTCGGCGACTTCGTGTTTGGACGCGGAGAGTTGAAGAACGCCATCTTTGTTCCGCAGACGTTGAATGTTGGCGACCCGCGGAGGCGGACCATGGTGATCGGCGGCGAAGGCGGCCAGCCGCAGCAGAAAAAGCCGGACGCAGGCAAACCCGCAAGCGAGGGTCCGCCCAACAACTAG
- a CDS encoding VWA domain-containing protein: MTSLRARSYLLALFVVPLLSASHQAQSAGAAPQQAPPPAQTASPSPAPAQGPAPAQKQNAAPVYESATVLKAVTRLVVVDVVAVDKKGEPVADLKQSDFKVLEDGKEQKVRVFNFQQPAPVAANAAPAPAPAKLPENVYTNAPSYNPNNALNVVLLDALNTLTPNQTYARDQMIRFLQKMPEGRPVAVYTLGTRLALLQDFTTDPAVLKEVISKLKSRTSPLLANPTGGPEQEILPAGAVDAGALPAQMVQSIMQFEQEEEAVQTDVRKAITLSALTALSRLLAGYPGRKNLLWVSEAFPLTINPNTELTGDIMAGTRNYASEVAAAADALIDAQVAVYPIDARGLWTSSTFSAASTGRDKFGRSVGARPGRMGSVLSAESAVVTDSHGTMEDLAERTGGKAFYNSNDLDGAMRRSMDDGSTYYILAYYPENKDWNGKFRKIQVKLDRPGVKLRHRLGYYAVDPKTFAEHNPKRQAIILGEALSLNSPVATALTFKAGVIAPSDATQNKVMVNFGVDPHAISFEVPSDGLHHAKVDCAVQAYSDTGQLVKTAAQTVDAALKQDTYIRAMRTIFPCQLAFDLPAGSYRLRLAVRDDSTGLIGTANAKLIVAQAAAPAAAMPSEKKP; encoded by the coding sequence ATGACCAGTCTTCGCGCGCGGTCGTATCTCCTCGCACTCTTTGTCGTCCCTTTGTTGTCCGCTAGCCATCAAGCTCAGTCCGCGGGGGCTGCGCCGCAGCAAGCCCCGCCACCCGCACAGACTGCTTCGCCGTCACCTGCGCCTGCCCAGGGCCCGGCGCCGGCGCAAAAGCAAAACGCCGCCCCGGTTTACGAATCTGCCACCGTACTCAAGGCCGTCACCCGTCTGGTGGTGGTGGACGTGGTGGCCGTGGACAAGAAAGGCGAGCCGGTCGCCGACCTGAAGCAGTCCGACTTCAAAGTGCTGGAAGACGGTAAGGAACAGAAGGTCCGGGTCTTCAATTTCCAGCAACCAGCGCCTGTCGCCGCCAATGCGGCGCCAGCCCCGGCGCCGGCCAAGCTGCCGGAGAATGTTTACACCAACGCTCCCTCTTACAACCCCAACAACGCGCTCAATGTAGTTTTGCTGGACGCGTTGAACACCCTCACGCCCAACCAGACGTACGCGCGCGACCAGATGATCCGCTTCCTGCAGAAAATGCCGGAAGGCCGGCCGGTGGCGGTGTATACCCTGGGCACGCGGCTGGCTCTGCTGCAGGATTTCACCACCGATCCGGCGGTGTTGAAAGAGGTGATCAGCAAGCTCAAGAGCCGCACCTCGCCGCTGCTGGCCAACCCCACGGGCGGCCCGGAGCAGGAGATTCTTCCGGCCGGCGCGGTGGACGCCGGGGCACTTCCCGCGCAAATGGTGCAATCCATCATGCAGTTTGAGCAGGAAGAGGAGGCGGTGCAGACCGACGTCCGCAAGGCCATCACCCTGAGCGCCTTGACGGCGCTTTCCCGCCTGCTGGCCGGATATCCCGGCCGCAAGAACCTGCTTTGGGTGTCAGAAGCATTCCCTCTCACCATCAATCCCAACACGGAACTCACTGGCGACATCATGGCCGGCACCCGCAACTACGCCTCAGAGGTTGCCGCAGCAGCGGACGCGCTGATTGATGCCCAGGTGGCCGTCTATCCCATTGACGCCCGCGGGCTGTGGACCTCATCAACGTTCAGCGCCGCCAGCACCGGCCGCGACAAGTTCGGACGGTCAGTGGGCGCGCGGCCGGGGCGGATGGGTTCCGTGCTCAGCGCTGAATCAGCCGTGGTCACCGACTCCCACGGCACCATGGAAGACCTGGCGGAGCGGACCGGAGGCAAGGCTTTCTACAATAGCAATGACCTGGACGGCGCCATGCGCCGCAGCATGGATGACGGTTCCACCTATTACATCCTGGCGTACTATCCTGAGAACAAGGATTGGAACGGCAAGTTCCGGAAGATCCAGGTCAAGTTAGACCGTCCCGGCGTAAAGCTGCGCCACCGGCTGGGATACTACGCCGTAGACCCCAAGACTTTCGCCGAGCACAACCCGAAACGGCAGGCAATTATTTTGGGAGAGGCGCTCAGCCTGAATTCTCCGGTGGCCACGGCGCTGACGTTCAAGGCCGGCGTGATCGCCCCCTCGGACGCGACGCAGAACAAGGTGATGGTAAATTTCGGCGTTGATCCCCACGCCATCAGCTTTGAAGTCCCCAGTGACGGTCTGCACCATGCCAAAGTGGATTGCGCCGTGCAGGCGTACTCGGACACCGGCCAGTTGGTGAAGACCGCGGCGCAGACCGTGGACGCCGCCTTGAAGCAGGACACTTACATCAGGGCCATGAGGACCATCTTTCCCTGCCAGTTAGCGTTTGACTTGCCGGCGGGCAGCTATCGCCTGCGGCTGGCGGTCCGCGATGACAGCACCGGGTTGATAGGGACGGCCAATGCCAAGCTCATCGTGGCCCAAGCGGCTGCCCCTGCGGCCGCCATGCCCAGCGAGAAAAAGCCGTAA
- a CDS encoding (2Fe-2S)-binding protein yields the protein MEAPVDDLPEKKKPNKTKKTSSSNGPGVSRRDFLKISGVTAAVPLVAQATALAEAEAGVAVHGPGKVPVSLSVNGKKLNAQLEPRVTLLDALRDQFDLTGAKRVCDRGTCGACTILMDGKTVYACSILAIDAQGKAITTVEGLGEPGKLHPIQQAFVDHDAQQCGFCTPGFVMATKAFLEQHPNPTPEQIKTGLGGNFCRCGTYAGMRAAVMQAAKAGKGA from the coding sequence ATGGAGGCACCTGTGGACGACCTGCCTGAAAAGAAGAAGCCCAACAAGACCAAGAAGACCTCATCCTCAAACGGCCCCGGAGTCTCGCGGCGTGACTTCCTGAAGATTTCCGGCGTCACCGCGGCCGTGCCGCTGGTGGCGCAAGCCACGGCGCTGGCGGAAGCGGAAGCCGGCGTCGCCGTGCACGGACCGGGCAAGGTCCCGGTATCGCTCAGCGTGAACGGCAAAAAGCTGAACGCGCAACTGGAGCCACGGGTCACCCTGCTGGACGCACTGCGCGACCAGTTTGACCTCACCGGCGCCAAGCGCGTGTGCGACCGCGGCACCTGCGGAGCGTGCACCATACTGATGGATGGCAAGACGGTTTATGCCTGTTCCATTCTGGCCATTGACGCTCAGGGCAAGGCCATTACCACGGTGGAAGGCCTGGGCGAGCCCGGGAAACTCCATCCCATCCAGCAGGCTTTTGTGGACCATGACGCGCAGCAATGCGGGTTCTGCACCCCGGGATTCGTCATGGCGACCAAGGCTTTTCTTGAGCAGCATCCTAATCCCACGCCGGAGCAGATCAAGACCGGCCTGGGCGGAAACTTCTGCCGCTGCGGTACCTACGCCGGCATGCGGGCTGCGGTAATGCAGGCAGCCAAAGCCGGGAAAGGAGCCTGA
- a CDS encoding xanthine dehydrogenase family protein molybdopterin-binding subunit has translation MADETTKYSWPAAEKRTLIGKRVSRVDGPDKVSGRAKYTYDVHRPGMLYGKVVRCPYAHAKVVSIDTSAAEKFPGVAAVHVIQGPGSEIHWAGDDIVVVAAADENVAADAARLIKIEYEKLPHWVDDHSHPDNVAADTGPMALGDLVGLFRNQVPEPQIIERVKSRGISFAVSEDMLAQMRENHIGEDLIKTLQSSPVKPAAEKTASHYRKEDERTEGDPDAGFKDSEVISEGVYGCPTITHCCMESHGSIAEWENDDHLFVHLSTQNVSGVSNEYAGALKISAANVRVHQDHVGGGFGSKFGADRWGIYTAQVSKKAGGKPVRVMLERDAELTLAGARPSAFARVKVGAKKDGTLLAWQSDSWGTGGPGGGGAPPMPYVVRIPNQRKNHVAVLTNTGPARAWRAPNHPQGCLITMAAIEDLAAKLNMDPLDLMLKNIQLTAPPTNPFHRDETYRDELLIAADLIGWKKNWRPRGQNGSGPVKRGLGLAIHTWGGGGHPSACSFSIRPDGSVGLKMGTQDLGTGTRTAIMMIAADTLGLKLEQINLKIGDTQYPASGGSGGSTTIGGVSSSTRRAAVDARDQLFAKVASALKAKPGELEAVNGTIRVASAPARKLTWKEACMRLGTQPIEVTDKNKVGQIDPNDPTKRLTEELISSGVGGAVMADVSVDVETGIVKMNKMVCAQDCGLVINLKTAESQVYGAMIMSIATALYEERVMDPVTGIMLNPNMDFYRLAGIGDVGELVVHMMTGKGYDERGPIGLGEPPTVGPMAAISNAVANAIGVRVPFMPITPDRVIAALNQSGGSHASV, from the coding sequence ATGGCCGACGAAACTACCAAATACTCTTGGCCCGCAGCGGAAAAACGCACGCTGATCGGCAAGCGCGTTTCGCGCGTGGACGGCCCGGACAAAGTCTCCGGCCGCGCCAAATACACCTATGACGTTCATCGCCCCGGCATGTTGTACGGCAAAGTGGTGCGCTGCCCTTACGCCCATGCCAAAGTCGTAAGCATTGATACGTCCGCAGCGGAGAAGTTCCCGGGCGTGGCTGCGGTGCACGTGATTCAAGGCCCTGGATCAGAGATTCACTGGGCAGGCGACGACATTGTCGTCGTGGCTGCCGCCGATGAAAACGTGGCGGCGGACGCTGCCCGCTTAATCAAGATTGAGTATGAAAAGCTGCCGCACTGGGTAGATGACCATTCTCATCCGGATAATGTCGCGGCGGACACCGGGCCCATGGCCCTGGGCGACCTTGTCGGATTGTTCCGCAACCAGGTGCCAGAGCCGCAGATCATCGAACGCGTCAAGAGCCGGGGCATCAGCTTTGCGGTCAGCGAAGACATGCTGGCCCAGATGCGGGAGAACCACATCGGCGAAGACCTGATCAAGACGCTGCAGTCGTCGCCCGTCAAGCCGGCGGCAGAGAAGACCGCGTCGCACTACAGGAAGGAAGACGAACGCACGGAAGGCGATCCGGATGCCGGCTTCAAAGATTCAGAAGTCATCTCCGAGGGCGTGTACGGCTGCCCGACGATCACCCATTGCTGCATGGAAAGCCACGGTTCCATCGCCGAGTGGGAGAACGATGATCACCTCTTTGTCCATCTTTCCACGCAAAACGTTTCCGGCGTTTCCAACGAATATGCCGGCGCGCTGAAGATTTCCGCGGCCAACGTGCGCGTGCATCAGGACCACGTGGGCGGAGGCTTCGGTAGCAAGTTCGGGGCCGATCGCTGGGGAATTTACACGGCGCAGGTTTCCAAAAAGGCCGGCGGCAAGCCGGTGCGCGTAATGCTGGAGCGCGACGCGGAACTCACCTTGGCCGGCGCGCGGCCCTCGGCGTTTGCGCGGGTGAAAGTCGGCGCCAAAAAAGACGGCACGCTGCTGGCCTGGCAATCTGATTCCTGGGGCACCGGAGGTCCGGGCGGCGGCGGCGCTCCGCCTATGCCGTACGTCGTGAGAATTCCCAACCAGCGCAAGAACCACGTGGCCGTGCTGACCAATACCGGGCCGGCGCGCGCGTGGCGGGCGCCCAACCATCCGCAAGGCTGCTTGATCACCATGGCTGCAATTGAAGACTTGGCCGCCAAGCTCAACATGGACCCGCTGGACTTGATGCTGAAGAACATCCAACTGACGGCGCCGCCGACCAATCCGTTCCATCGCGATGAGACCTATCGCGACGAACTGCTGATTGCGGCTGATCTGATCGGCTGGAAGAAGAATTGGCGTCCTCGCGGACAGAACGGATCAGGCCCGGTCAAGCGTGGGCTGGGTCTGGCCATACACACCTGGGGCGGCGGCGGGCATCCCAGCGCTTGCTCGTTCAGCATTCGTCCGGACGGTTCGGTGGGACTCAAGATGGGCACGCAGGACCTGGGCACCGGGACCCGCACGGCCATCATGATGATTGCCGCGGACACGCTGGGGCTTAAGTTGGAGCAGATCAATTTAAAGATCGGCGACACCCAATATCCTGCGTCCGGCGGCTCCGGCGGCAGCACCACGATTGGCGGCGTGAGCTCATCCACTCGCCGCGCTGCGGTGGACGCCCGCGACCAGCTCTTCGCCAAAGTCGCATCGGCGCTCAAGGCCAAGCCGGGCGAACTGGAAGCGGTGAATGGGACCATCCGCGTGGCATCGGCCCCCGCGCGCAAGCTGACGTGGAAGGAAGCATGCATGCGCCTGGGCACGCAGCCGATTGAGGTGACCGACAAGAACAAAGTCGGGCAGATCGATCCCAACGATCCCACCAAACGGCTGACGGAAGAACTCATCAGCAGCGGCGTGGGCGGCGCGGTGATGGCCGATGTTTCGGTGGACGTGGAAACCGGCATCGTCAAAATGAACAAGATGGTGTGCGCGCAGGATTGCGGCCTGGTCATCAACCTCAAAACTGCGGAGAGCCAGGTTTACGGCGCCATGATTATGAGCATCGCTACCGCACTTTATGAAGAGCGCGTCATGGACCCCGTCACCGGCATCATGCTCAACCCCAACATGGATTTCTACCGGCTGGCCGGCATCGGCGACGTGGGCGAGCTGGTGGTGCACATGATGACCGGCAAGGGATACGACGAGCGCGGGCCCATCGGCCTGGGCGAACCACCGACCGTGGGACCCATGGCCGCCATTTCCAATGCCGTGGCCAACGCCATCGGCGTGCGCGTGCCGTTCATGCCGATTACGCCGGACCGCGTTATCGCGGCGCTTAACCAATCAGGAGGCAGCCATGCGAGCGTTTGA
- a CDS encoding FAD binding domain-containing protein: MRAFDYASPAKQEEALALLGESWGEVEVLAGGSDLLSLMKDEIVTPKRLVNIKGIQELHGVHMGKDMLTIGALTTLAEIAGNAEVKQNFPVLAMAAGEAASPQIRNVATLGGNLCQRPRCWYFRTGHGLFAQQDGKSLVLEGDNRYHAILGNNGPAYWVSPSTVAPVLIAYGAIVHIQRERLMRELPLEKFFMVPEIEGDREHNLRPDEIVTGVSIPMTAPNVRAGHYEVRQKEAFDWPYATAAVALTMNASTVQNAKIVMGHVAPVPWVSLEAAQVLMGKAVTQATAEEAAQTSVMRAKSLGHNQHKIHLARVAVKRAILAAAGATAKHAGVSRNGAEGGAA; this comes from the coding sequence ATGCGAGCGTTTGATTACGCATCTCCCGCCAAGCAAGAAGAAGCCCTGGCGCTGCTGGGCGAAAGCTGGGGCGAAGTTGAAGTCCTGGCCGGCGGCAGCGACTTGTTGTCCTTGATGAAGGATGAAATCGTCACGCCCAAGCGCCTGGTGAACATCAAAGGCATCCAGGAACTGCATGGCGTGCACATGGGGAAGGACATGTTGACCATCGGCGCGCTGACCACGCTGGCGGAGATCGCCGGCAACGCCGAGGTGAAGCAGAACTTTCCCGTGCTGGCGATGGCCGCTGGAGAAGCTGCCAGCCCGCAGATCCGCAACGTGGCCACCCTGGGCGGCAACCTCTGCCAGAGGCCGCGCTGCTGGTACTTCCGCACCGGTCACGGGCTGTTTGCGCAACAAGACGGCAAGTCGCTGGTGCTGGAAGGCGACAACCGCTATCACGCGATTCTTGGCAACAACGGCCCCGCTTACTGGGTGAGTCCATCCACCGTGGCTCCCGTGCTAATCGCCTACGGGGCCATCGTGCACATTCAGCGCGAGCGGCTCATGCGCGAGCTCCCGCTGGAGAAGTTCTTCATGGTCCCGGAGATCGAAGGCGACCGGGAGCACAATCTGCGGCCGGACGAGATCGTCACCGGCGTCTCCATTCCGATGACGGCACCCAATGTCCGCGCCGGGCACTATGAAGTCCGCCAGAAAGAAGCCTTTGACTGGCCCTACGCGACTGCAGCCGTCGCGCTGACGATGAACGCCAGCACGGTGCAGAACGCCAAGATCGTGATGGGACACGTTGCGCCGGTGCCGTGGGTATCGCTTGAAGCCGCACAAGTCTTGATGGGCAAAGCCGTCACGCAGGCCACAGCCGAAGAGGCCGCACAGACGTCCGTCATGAGGGCCAAGAGCCTGGGACACAACCAACACAAGATCCACCTTGCCCGAGTTGCCGTGAAGCGGGCCATTCTGGCAGCAGCAGGGGCCACGGCAAAACACGCCGGTGTGTCGCGCAATGGGGCCGAAGGAGGCGCCGCATGA
- a CDS encoding DUF1326 domain-containing protein produces the protein MRKIDFLSLLLSFSLVCVSAFALQAPAPQIKGQYLETRSADVYVGQCFANGEVNLTGNEAIVAWHVTEGKWDGVSLAGLTVVGAIKARATLGDPYNSPYPAKSVLFVDQRATAQQRQALINFAQEMGGELLHNVVHVVDTQIDMEVLAGHDSRARLQAGNFVTVETRAIGEKDHLCGNESTLYPPLTRTTHAMPAVAMTDQYRGNDLNIVWELHNKRSAFVGTFAR, from the coding sequence ATGCGTAAGATTGATTTCCTCTCCTTGTTGCTCTCGTTTTCTCTGGTGTGTGTTTCCGCGTTTGCACTGCAAGCGCCGGCTCCCCAAATCAAAGGACAATACCTGGAGACGCGCAGCGCCGACGTCTACGTGGGCCAGTGCTTCGCCAACGGCGAAGTCAATCTCACGGGCAATGAAGCCATCGTGGCCTGGCACGTGACGGAAGGGAAGTGGGACGGCGTTTCGCTCGCCGGGCTGACCGTGGTCGGCGCCATCAAAGCGCGCGCCACGCTGGGTGATCCTTACAACTCGCCGTATCCCGCCAAGTCCGTTCTCTTTGTGGACCAGCGGGCCACGGCGCAACAGCGCCAGGCGCTGATCAACTTTGCCCAGGAGATGGGCGGCGAACTGCTGCACAACGTGGTCCACGTGGTGGACACGCAGATTGACATGGAAGTGCTGGCGGGCCACGACAGCCGCGCCAGATTGCAGGCCGGGAATTTCGTTACCGTGGAGACCCGGGCCATCGGCGAGAAAGACCACCTGTGCGGCAATGAGAGCACCTTGTATCCGCCGTTGACGCGCACCACGCACGCCATGCCCGCCGTGGCCATGACCGATCAGTATCGCGGCAACGATCTCAACATTGTGTGGGAACTCCACAACAAGCGCAGCGCGTTTGTGGGCACGTTCGCGCGGTAG